Genomic window (Scleropages formosus chromosome 16, fSclFor1.1, whole genome shotgun sequence):
TCATTCGGGTCCTTTCACAGGGAGACACCTTTTCACCTTTCTACCTTTTGCCAGGAATGAGACGTGTGAAGTTCAGGCATCGGATGAAGGCTCCAGCACGTGAATAAACTGATTTAATATATAGCTCTTTTCTGCTACTGTACATCACATGACAGAGTAAATGAACGAATAAAGCAGAACATTAAAGTGGATTACATGTAGAGCCGATGAACGTATTTAAGTGTCGTGGTGTGTGAGGAGCACTGAGGTGCATAACTACAGTACACACTACAAGCACACTGTGCCTCCACACCACAGCAACACTGTACTCTGTAAAAACACAGGAATCACACTTTAACTACACTAAGTCGGACATTAAgagtttttcttattttcaacCTTTCCACTTCAGACTGGGCCTCGAACCCACAACAGCTCCTCACACAAGTCAAGTCTGCAGCACAgctatttaactgatgcttttcccccaaagccacttataattatttacccctgCTTTACACAGCCGGGTCATTTGTTTAAGGAGCTGAgcagaaatgggatttgaacctgcccAATTTGGTCCGAAGGGAACAGCTACCAGCTGTACTGTACATAGCACAAAAAAAAGATCTGGGCAGCAGAACATCACGAAAATGATGCTTGAGGAAAAGTCCATCAGAGCAGCCCCACCAAGTGTCTCGGTGTCACGTGACACTCGTCATCATGTCTTCTGACTGGAAACACGCGCAAAACATTCCAACtgcacacagaccgagcgggaatcgaacccacgtcctctcgcaacGACCAGGAAACGGAAAGCCCTCCGGAACGTGACTCGTTATTCGAGTATGAGCGCGAACGTTGCGGCCGTTGGGTTTTGTCGTACAGCAGTCCGATGACGTACAACGCGGGCGTTCAGTGCATATGACGTCACAACATCGCGTCCCCTGGTGATGACGTATGACGGGCTGCGCTACGCGGTAATGTGAGCTGCCAGCTGTCCGAGTTGACACTGACAGGAGAGCGGGGTGAGTGCAGAGAGAGCGTCCATAAAAGTATGTTTTTCTTCTGGCATATTTCAAACggatctttttgtttttttttccaatcgtTTTGCTAGAAGAGAGACGCGTGAACTGCCTTCTGGGTCCCGGATGAAGCGAACAGAACAGGGTGAGTTGAGTACTgacgccgtgtgtgtgtgtgtgtgtgtgtgtgtgtgtgtgtgtgtgtgtgtgtgtgtgtgtgtgtgtgtgtgtgtgtgtgtgtgtgtgtgtgtgtgtgagtgagtgagtgagtgagtgagtgagtgagtgagtgagtgagtgagtgagtgagtgagtgtgagagagagagagagagagagagagagagagagagagaggctgagcCTGAGCCTGAGGTGCGTTGAAAGAGCTCAGTGGCTGGCTGAGTAGTGTTACTCTGGTATAATCAGTACAGTAACACAGTATTTAATActtgcactcgtccagagtcagtaaaagggctagcaaaatcattgtagacccctcacatccaggccacttcctcttcgaacccttgccatctggccggcgctacagagcaccgagcaccaggacagccaggcacaagaaaagtttctttcctcaggtcatctacctcatgaacagctaaatcctccctagagagtaaaccagtgcaatacacaacactatttatatttaaaactatttatcacatcatatgtcttactgacactcccttgcatttgtgtctagtgactatttttgtatattgggtactttatatttttatatattttttatgcttcattcacatattctatcttctcatgtcttgtcactgtcattctgtctgtgctgtggaagttcctgtcaccaagacaaattccttgtatgtgtgaacatacttggcaataaagctcgttctgattctgattctagaGCTGCACTTTACACTATAATAATAACACTGTAACTACACTCGCTGTACTCCAGTTACTCTACAAAATTGTACTATAACTGTACCTTACAATTGTTATGATTGCTATTATTATtcctattgttgttgttattgttattaatatcaACACCAAGCAGCAGCACAGTTTGCAGTCCTGTGACTTTTTGCTCTATGTTTCCACAAGAATACTTAACACAGATTCCCACACGAGGATGTTTGCCAGAGCTCAGGGTCCAATCGCCTCCGTACTGTACCGTACCTCATCGCATCgcattttactgtactgtaatgtgTCATTTCTTACAGACACTTTTGCTAAGTGTGAGGACTCTTACACATCCAACATGTTCTTTTTGCTCATTCTTTACCGTTTCCCCTCTCCCGCAGCAGGATGGCGGGAGTCTTTGACATCGACTTGGAGTCCGAGGACAGCAGTGACGCAGAGGTACACATCTCGGGTTTGAGAAGTCTCACTCGAGCTGACATTTCCCGGCAGCGCTTGACTCCTTCCAGCCCATCCCCTCAGTTGCCCCCTCGTGCTCTGTGTTACATCAACGCTCTGTTAAGGGCCCAGAGGAGCTCGGTGTTGACAGTGTCGGGGttagggtgggggtgggggttcacTGAAGGGACTGAGGAAATCACACCTGCACCCTGCTCTTGTGTCCTGCAGGACGAACTGTGTGACTTCGCCGTGGCCGAGACCGAGACGTGAGTCTCCCCACCTGCCGCCGCCTTCCTTCATTTCTTCTACGTAGCTGTTGTTGGCAGTTCGCTCGCCTTCTCTGACgaatctcctcctcctctttctcttccttGTCCTCCTTGTCTCCACCCGTTCCTTCCAGGGAGCCCAGAGAGGAGGTGGAGCTCACTGCTGCCAGCGTGAACAGCGAGAGGGTGGGACCCGAGTGTTTCGAGCTGCTCACCGTCCTCGGCAAGGGAGCCTAtggcaaggtgtgtgtgtttgtgtgtgttccttctgTAGGTGCAGTGCTCTTTGGCTCGAACCCATGGGAGGAGCCTCCATTCGACTGCACTGTATCATTGGGGGATGCGCAGCATACACTTCTGATGCAAAACACATGGAATAAACCACTTTCTAAATGTTACTGTCATTCGTCTTCGAGACACAAAGAACCTCAGATTGTGTGGAGAAGATCAGCTCCGACAGGAAGCTGAAGGTCGGCATGGTGCCGTGGCGGTCACTGCACTTGGGGGGGGGTCCTCTTGGACAAACAAATGGGAGACAAACACTGGCAGTTTATAAAGCTCCTCTACCAAGTTCTCCTTAGAGCTCTTGGCACTGTGTGTGAACCCCATGTGCTGCCTCAGGTTGTATCGCTGTCATTCGTCCCCCTCCGCATAAACACTCTTCCTTATACTCTCAggtgttccaggtgaggaagGTGCAAGGCGCCCAGACTGGGAAGATCTTTGCTATGAAGGTGCTGAAGAAGGTATTCCATCCTTCCGTCTCTGTGAGGCtgcagatgctgctgctgaccagcggcaccccccccccccccagccaccctCTGCCTGATGTCTGACCTCACCGCACCTTACCCACAGGCAAAGATCGTGTGCAACGCGAAAGACACTGCACACACCAAAGCTGAGAGGCAGATCCTGGAGACGGTGAGGCACCCCTTCATCGTGGACCTGCTGTACGCCTTCCAGACGGGCGGCAAGCTCTACCTCATCCTGGAGTGCCTGAGCGGTAAGTGTCCGAGCGCGTGCGCTCACGTGCGTGTGTCCACTGGCTCGACCTTGGCAGGGAGTCATTGACAGTGTGAGGAAGCAGTGACTGCACCACAGATATTTCTTCGTCCCCTTCGGTGTGTTTTCTGATGCCCCCATCACTGAGGGCACCTCCCCTgtcttcctccctcctcctcttctgtgCTGTGTTAGATTAACCGCTCTCCTGTCTCTCCTCTGCGCTTGAGGTGGAGAGCTGTTCATGCAGCTGGAAAAAGAAGGGATTTTCATGGAGGATGCTGCCTGGTGAGCAGGGGgagtaaaacagggtaaatctgTGTCTCTGAACAAGTGTTAGGGTTAGTTCTTTGTTCTTTGCTCAAGGCTGCAAAGCAGCAATTGGAGAGTGGACTCCTCTTCAGCCCCACAAGCTTTCCTGAGTGTCTTTTCCTTGGCAGTTTCTACCTGGGTGAGATCATCCTGGCTCTGGGTCACCTACACTCCAAGGGCATCATCTACAGGGACCTGAAACCGGAGAACATCATGCTGAACAGCCACGGTACCTGTGTCTCGGAGCACAGCGTTCACACAGCAGTCGCCACGTCCGTGTGCCCATTCTCACCACTCTCCTGCTTGTCTTTCTATCCATCCACCATCCTGTGCTCCTGCAGGTCACATTAAGCTCACCGACTTTGGCCTGTGCAAGGAGTCCATTCACGACGAGGCGGTCACGCACACCTTCTGCGGGACCATCGAGTACATGTGAGTATGGCAGCGGTGATGCTCGACGCCTCAGGGGGAACCTGCCCTCACGTTTGGCGGAATGGTGCCAAGAAACTGTGACCCCAGAGACCCATTCCCCTTTAGGGCTCCGGAGATCCTGACACGCTCGGGTCACAACAAGGCTGTCGACTGGTGGAGTCTGGGAGCGGTCATGTTCGACATGATGACCGGCTCGGTGAGCACACGGCACACAGGTGCTGTCAAACatcgaatgaatgaatgataaagCATATGAACTAATAttggataaataaatatgaacggGCCTTTAATGTATCAGCAAACGCTGCACGTTTTTGCAAAGTCACTTAATATTCATTAGTTATTAATTTCCCTGTGTCCATCCTGTTTCTCTCAGCCTCCATTTACAGCAGAGAACAGGAAGAAGACCATTGATAAAATTCTCAAGTGTAAACTCGTCTTGCCCCCCTACCTCACAGCGGATGCCAAGGACCTGATCAAGAAGGTGGGTGTGAACGGACCTCCGAAGCTCAGCTTGTGTTACACCgctatgttgctggttcacatccctccagtggCTCCTGttgaagtgacattcaaatggCAAATActtagataatcatagcagatggtgctgggctcatttatggagctgtcaggagagaagtggctctcaaagagatggattcgagacccttcttcagtgtgggagggattcagcagctccgagggacacggggagctTGTTCCACTACACTGGGATCAACACTAAGAACGTGTGAACTCTCCACTGTGAACCTCGTGtaaggagggggaggagaagcACAGCAAGAATTAAAGTGCGCAGGTCATGTTTTCAAACATTACTGTTTTTCCACATTAGTTTGACAGGGATCTTCCTCACACTTATAGTAGACTAGTTCAGCCCCCCCTtcttttctcctgctctcatTTCCTGTGTCCCACTTCCCGTGTGTTCCTCTGGCGCAGCTGCTGAAGAAGAATCCAGCGCAGCGGCTGGGCTCCAGCAAAGTCGACTCCGCTGACATCCAGGTAAGGAAAGTTCCCTGTGACACAAGATGCCAGAGACAGCTGGTGTGTGCTCGTGTGTCCTTCATTTGCACTTGACGCAGACAGTGGATCACGTCACGGGGAAAAGAGTGGAGGAAAGGGGAGAACCGGGGAGTGATACAACAAGAGGGGGTCTTGAGCTGCGGTTGGGGCTGGGGGAGCTCATGTGCATTTTATGTTTCGAGTGCGCGTGTCTGACGTCCGTCTCTGTCTTCTCCgtcacactctctctcgctgtTGGGCACAGGGTTTGAAATAGCAGTTATTTGCCCCAGGTTCGGCAAATCCTTCCCtctgtcccccccaccccgcctgGGTGTATTACACTCCCCTGTTTTTTCTATAAACACCATGTGTCCAtgtgttttgtctgtttgtATGTGTTACCTGCATGTGTTAACCACATGCGATGTCTCTCTATAGAAGCATCCTTTCTTCAGACACATCAACTGGGACGAGCTGCTGAACAAGCGGGTGGAGCCGCCGTACAAACCTAGCCTGGTATGTGCTCTCCTGCGGCTCTGTCCCTGTGTGCCCTGTCCACTTGTGTGCTGACAGGTGTGACAGGTGACTGTCTGTGTCCTTACAGCAATCGGATGAGGATGTCAGTCAGTTCGACACACGCTTCACCCGGCAGCCACCTGTGGACAGTCCAGATGACACCTCTCTGAGCCAGAGCGCTGAGCATGCCTTCGCTGTGAGGACTCCCCGTGTGCCCACCTGTGTTGAGTGACACACCTGTCTACACCTTACACTGAATACACCTGTACCCAGTATAGACAGGTGTGACACCTGTTACACCCAACACTTGTCTACACTGGGTACAGCTGGCTTACCTTGtgctgttttatgcacctgctgtCCGACAAACTGACACGTTTCTCCCAACTGTCTGCACCTgacctcacctgtgtgtgttacTCAGGGCTTCACCTATGTGGCACCATCTGTGCTGGAGAGCCTCAAGGAGGGCTTTTCCTTTATACCCAGAGCACGGCACATTCGCAGGGTCAACAGCAGCCCCCGCACACCTGTCAGGTGAGTCCACAGCACACTTATCTACCTGAGTGATGGAACTTCCCATCACTTCCACGATGAGCTGAGTAGCTGCAGTACTTTAGCAAGGATCACATGATAGGTGGGGTTACTCACCACTGTACTCGAGGAGCTGGTAATTGTCTTTACTCTCCATGCAGgtaaatggcagtaaagagtGTCCAAATGGAGCAGGAGTGTGGCACTTCCATAATTCGCCATTCGCCTCCCCCGCTCGGTGTTTACAGCTTTACACATTGAATTTCAGCGATGAGGAACATTACACATCTGTCCACAATCAGCATTGAATAGTTTATGgaaattgtgtttgttttattcaattGTAAATTTTAAGGTAACCCAAATCttattaattgtaataataaatataaatttgaaaaattatttttctaaatttggTATTGCTATACGTGACTTTTTTTACAGAGCATAACCAGTGAATAAGCTTAGGGATGTGTGTATTATCAAGCTTTTAGCGACTGACTGACTCTTGGTGACTTTGGAGTTTCATAACAAACACACTTCCTGTCCCagagtgtgtttgtctgtgttaaagttGCCACCATTTTCTTTAAGAAGTCGTAGTGTGGGAAGCAGAGGTCCCTCTGAAAAAGTTTAAGACCTTCTTAACTTTGATGTAACCGTGATTTTTGGCTTCTTGTTGCACAGTGAACATGTCCTTCCTctacccccccagccccctcaAGTTCTCACTGACCGAACCCTTCAAGAGCTCCACCGATGGGGAGGCGGAGCAGCCTGAACAGGCCACGCCCCCACCACTCGACAAATGCACCACTCAGCCAATAAGGACCCCTGGCCGCACCAAGAAGAAGAAACGGCCCCGAAACGGCAGGTGAACCCAGCTGGATGGTGGTACCGAGGAGCCTGTGGACCTCGGCAGCAGGGGAGACTACTGCTGCGGAAACGTCACATTTGCAGTGTTCACTTATGTTAAGATAATGTCAATGTTACACTTTATCAAGCGCACGCAGAGGAATATTTCCTGTAGTAATATGGGCATGATTGGGGTGCCACGGGAGGCTGCAGAGAGGTTTCCAATACACTTAGTGACTTGTCTGGAGGTTTCCTGAAGGATGTTATAGGTCGGCGGTCCGAGGTTGGCGGGAATCCACAGGCTGGATGGGAACAGAGCCGAGCTCTCGCCTCCTTTCTCTTCTCAGATTTGAGGCTGcatgaaaatgcactttttgataAAGTCTACTGTGCCGCTCAGTGTACTTTAATAAGGAAAGCATGTTAAAAAGAGTTATGAACAGGAGCTCCTCCACAAGTTGAGACTGGGACCCCTGAGGTAAAATACACAGTAATACAAGAAACATATTATTGAGGACCTTTGTTATTCTCTGGGTGTGGGCTACGTGAATGATGCCGCTTTCTTATCCTGTTGTTTGATGCGGTGCTGTGATGATGTGACGACTTGTGTGAGGAGCTGTTGCTACAGGGATGCAGCCACGGGTTCGAGGCCCAATCTGGAGGGCCACGCTGTTCTCCACATCAGTTTTCATTCCAACTCTATCCTCTGGCTTCCCTGCTAGAAATGCTGAACATTAATGCTTCTCTTGATTGCCTGTACAGTTTCTCAGATTATGACTGCAGTGACAGGACAGCATTTCACAGGATGAAGAGTACCAGCGATTGCCAGAATTTGGAATGATGGTTCATATCTACCAATACAAAtgatgtgtataaatgtgttatttcagttATCGAATATTGATATTACCGTAGGTGCCTGTTTGATTTTAGTTCACTTGTTCAAAGGAGTTTTCCTGACAGTTGAATTTTGCGTTGAGCCCAAATAAATTCTTCCTTCTGGAGAGATCAACTGGTGTCACTGATGTCATGCTTGCGGGTAGGGGTGGGCTGGGCTTCATTAGATTAGCATACAGGTCATTCTCAGTTTACATCCCATCAGCCTTGTATTATTCTGCAGCCCCAAAGTTTGGTCGTGCTGTCTAACGGCGACTGCTGGGCTGGTCCTGCTGTTACAGGACACCGCTTTACAGCGTCTGTGACtcaaatttatttaaagcagcataggttttttttacagaacaatGCATTTCCGCTCAGGTAACTTTTTGC
Coding sequences:
- the LOC108929977 gene encoding ribosomal protein S6 kinase beta-2-like; this translates as MAGVFDIDLESEDSSDAEDELCDFAVAETETEPREEVELTAASVNSERVGPECFELLTVLGKGAYGKVFQVRKVQGAQTGKIFAMKVLKKAKIVCNAKDTAHTKAERQILETVRHPFIVDLLYAFQTGGKLYLILECLSGGELFMQLEKEGIFMEDAACFYLGEIILALGHLHSKGIIYRDLKPENIMLNSHGHIKLTDFGLCKESIHDEAVTHTFCGTIEYMAPEILTRSGHNKAVDWWSLGAVMFDMMTGSPPFTAENRKKTIDKILKCKLVLPPYLTADAKDLIKKLLKKNPAQRLGSSKVDSADIQKHPFFRHINWDELLNKRVEPPYKPSLQSDEDVSQFDTRFTRQPPVDSPDDTSLSQSAEHAFAGFTYVAPSVLESLKEGFSFIPRARHIRRVNSSPRTPVSPLKFSLTEPFKSSTDGEAEQPEQATPPPLDKCTTQPIRTPGRTKKKKRPRNGR